Sequence from the Abditibacteriaceae bacterium genome:
TGGCGGCCTCGCTTTCTAACGACCGCAACGTCTCGCCGGAAACGCCGCCGACGTTTTTGTTCCATACCGATGCCGACGCAGGCGTGCCTTCGGAAAACAGCGTCCAATTTTATCTGGCGCTGCGCCGCGCCAAAGTGCCTGCCGAATTGCACATCTTTGAAACCGGCGGACACGGCGTCGGCTTTGCGCCCGATGACGCTGTGCTCAGCACCTGGCCGTCGCTTTTGGAGCACTGGTTGCGCGGGCGCGGCGCGTTATAAAGCGGACACAAGTAGAGTACGGTCAGATTCGACCGTACTCTTTTGAATCTATTTCGCTTCTCGGACGGTGAAGAACATCAAAGCGCCGCCTCGTGGCGCGTCTTGGAACGCGGGCGGAAACGTTTTGCGGTCGTAACCTGCGCCGCTCCAGCGCGGCGGCACCAGCGTGTAATTGCCACTTGGTTGGCGAAACGAAAGCTGGGCGACATCGCCCGCGTCGGAATTGATTGCCGTCAGTGGGCCGGTTTGCTTTTGCAGCGCCAGCCAGAATTGCTGAACATCAGCGGTTGTCCAGCCGCCTTGAAGGGCGCGGCGATATTTGAAGGCCAGAGCCGAAGCGGTTTCGCTATCGCTTTCCTTCACAAACACAAGCCATAGCGTTTTGCCATCGCGTTCCCACGCAAGAGAAGCGCGACACGTTTTCATGTGGTCGAAAATCGGGACATGGCCCGCTTCTTCGGGCGTCGAAGCCACCGGCTGCGGCAAAGGCGTTGCGCCGGGTGCGGGAAACGGCTGCACTTTTAACGGTTTGCCGTCTAAAATCAGGCACTGCGCGCTTCCGCCGCCCCATTGCACGTTTTGTTCGAGCCAGGCGCGCGACGGCAAATGCTGGATAGCCCATTTCGGCCCGTCTTTTTCGTATTTTACGCCGAAGGCCCAGCGATGATTGGCCGTATTCGCGCGCACCTTGCCGTCGATCACAACGGGAGAAACGTGAAATGCTTCGCTGTCGGGCGACGTGATGTTTGGCGAAGCATAGCCGAAAAAGAGTCCGTTCCATGCCGCTAAAACAGGCCCGCGACCGGAATCGTTGAGCTGCTTTGTTGCCTGCGCCACGCCTCGCTCCCAGTAGCGCACGCGATTGTCCCATGGCTTCGCGTCGTCGGAATCGCCGTCGAGAATTTCCCAGCGCAAACGCGAGTTTTCTTTCCACGAAAAACGAAAGACATCGACCGCTGTACCGTCTTTGGAAACGAACCAATGCTTCACACCACGGTGCGTTGTCTGTGGTTTCGCATCCGGCAGCGGCCATGTAGCCAGAGTCGATGGCTCCGTAATGTCGTTGTTTTCCAGCATCGACGAAATCGGAATTTCGCCACTAAAGCGTTGGAAGTAAATTTTTGCGGCATAAAGAGCCACAAGAACAAGAGGAAGAAAGGCAAAAGCGAGCAAACGGATTTTAGCAGCGCGTTTCATGCGCCAAGTGTCGCGCGCTTGTCTGGAAACGATATAGAAGTACGTTCGAAAGCGACCTGACTTCTAATCGGCTTGAACTGTCCATTCGTTTTGCAACGAAGCGGTGGTTTTGCGGAATTTGGTGTGACCGTCAGCGTAAAGAACATTGAAGCCTTCGAGGTGACGCGAAGCGACACGCGTTGTCGTCGCGGTTGCGTTGGGCAAATGCGATGGCAGCGTGACCTGCGCTTCATTGGGCGCGTTAGTACCGAGGTAATCGAAAATGGCGACAGTTTCCGAAGGCAAATCGACGTAGGACAACGAAACCGGCCCGCCGTTAACTGAAGCGAAGCCGGTGTGCGTTGCATCGACAATCAGCGCGTTATAGCCGTAGCTCAGCTTGTTGGTGCCACCATCGTTCACAACCGGCAAATTTTCCGAACTGGAAGGGCAGACGAAAATCTGGCTGCTGCGCGCATACGGACCCAGAAAGAGCGGCCACTCGCGTCCGGTCGGCCCGGCTCCGGGCATTTGTTCGGTGTGATCCATCGTATACATTTGCAGCGCCAACCCGATTTGCCTTAAGTTTGAGCTACACGAGGCGCGTCGCGCTGCTTCCCTCGCACGCGAAAAAGTCGGGAACAGCATCGCCGCAAGGATTCCAATAATGGCGATAACGACGAGAAGTTCGATCAGGGTGAAGCCACGTTTCGGCGCTGTGTTTTGCATTCTGTCCTCCGCTGACTCTTAATCTAACGCGCTTCCCGACGCTTTGCGGCAACGTGCGTGCCTCATCAACAGCACCTGAGTGTGAAGAATGCTCAAGTGCCTTTTTCGACCGTACTTGGGTGCGCGGCTATACTTTGCGTTTTGATTTTTCGGCCATGAACGCAACTTCTCAACATTCCGGTCTCGAACGCGTGCAGATTATTTCCGAAGCGCTGCCTTATATCCGGCGGCTTCACGGGCAAACCATTGTCGTCAAATACGGCGGCGCGGCCCAAACCGACGACACTTTGCGCGCCGCCGTGATGCGCGACGTGGCGTTGCTGCATTATGTGGGCGTGCGCGTGGTGGTGGTCCACGGTGGCGGCAACGAGATTTCCGCGATGTGCCGTCAACTCGGAATCGAGCCACAATTTGTGCAGGGAATGCGCGTGACCGACGCCGAAACGATGCGCGTGACGGAAATGGTGATGGGCCAGATCGGGAAGAACATCGCGCAGCATCTTAATGAAGCGGGCGCGCCTTCGGTTGGCGTGTCGGGCAAAGACGGTGGCCTGTTGCGCGCAAAGAAATTCATCGGTGAAGCCGATTGGGGCTTCGTTGGCGAAGTGGAAGCTGTCGAGCCGCGCTTGCTTAACGATCTGGCGCGAAACGGTTTCGTGCCAGTTGTGACGCCGGTTGCGCCGGGAGAAGACGGCGCAACCTACAACATCAACGCCGATTTAGCGGCTTCGGCGATTGCAGCCAGCTTGGGCGCGGTGAAGCTCCTGCTGCTCACCGATGTGCCTGGAATTTACCGCGATTTTGAAGATAAATCTTCTTTGTTAGCCGAACTGAATGCGCGCGAAGCCGAAGAACTGATTGCCAGTGGCGCGGTTTCCAAAGGCATGATTCCCAAAGTGCGCTGCTGTCTGGAAGCGGTTGCGGGCGGCGTCGATAAGGCGCACATCGTCGATGGACGCGCGCCGCACGCGCTTTTAACCGAACTGTTCACCGATACCGGTTGCGGCACGATGATTATGAAATAACGTACGGTCGCAATTGACTGTACTTTGTCTGAATTGGAGACGAAAATGTTAGCTCAAATGGAAGTTCCACCCAAAGCATCGGCTGATGTCGATCAGTCGCACGAAACCGCGCAGCAATTGCAGTCGCACGCGCCGCGCGAAACCGAAGCGCTTGTCGCGGCTGATGCGCGCGTGGGCATCCAGAATTACGGGCGTTTGCCGCTTTCGTTTGTCAAAGGCAAAGGCGCGCGTTTGTGGGATGCAAAGGGCAAACAGTATCTCGATTTCCTCGGCGGCATCGCAGTTGTCACCGTGGGGCATAGCCACGAATACGTTACCGAAGCGATTACGCAGCAGGCCTCGACTTTGGTGCATTCGAGCAATATTTACTTCATCGAGCCGCAGGTCCGTCTCGCCGAACGCCTTCATGAATTGTCGGGTGGAATGCGCGCTTTCTTTTGTAACAGCGGCGCGGAAGCTAACGAAGCCGCGCTGAAACTGGCGCGCAAATGGGCCAAAGGCAAGGGCGAATCGAAGGTTGAAATCATTACGACGATCGATTCGTTTCACGGCCGCACCTACGGAAGCCTCGCCGCGACCGGACAGCCGAAATACCACGAAGGCTTCGAGCCGATGCCGCAAGGCTTCCGCTACGTTCCGCGCAACGATGTCGAAGCGTTGAAAGCGGCCGTTTCCCAACGCACTGCTGCGATTATGCTCGAACCGATTCAGGGCGAAAGCGGCATTCAGCCGATGAGCGATGAGTATTTGCAAGCCGCGCGCGCGTTATGCGACGAATTCGGCGCAGCTCTGATTTTTGATGAAGTTCAGTGCGGCATGGGCCGGACGGGAACGTTTTTTGGTTTCGAGCCAAGCGGCGTCCAACCCGATATTATTTCGCTCGCCAAAGGCTTGGGCAACGGCGTACCGATTGGCGCTTTGCTGGCGCGCGAAGACGTCGCCGCAGCGTTTGTCCCCGGCACGCACGGCTGCACGTTTGGCGGCAATTTTCTTTCGTGCGCCGCTGCAAACGCAACACTTGATGTGCTTTTTGAAGAAAACCTGATGGAGAATGCGCGCGAAGTCGGCGCCTATTTCGTGGCGCAGTTAAAAGCGTGGGGCGAGGAAACCGGCGCCATCACCGAAGTGCGCGGGCGCGGCTTGATGGTCGGCGTCGAGTTAAACGTGCCGCACGCACGTAACTTAATGAAAGAATGTCTCGAAACCGGCCTTGTCTTCAACGCAGTCGGCGATACGATTCTGCGTTTCCTACCGCCGCTGTGCATTTCGCACGCGGACGTTGATGAAGCGATGCAGACGCTACGCGCGGCGTGGGCCGAAGTTGCAAAATAAGTACGGTCGGTTTCGACCGTACTTTGGAATACGCTATGGCATTTGCGTGGGAATATCTGGGCAAACAGGAGCTTCCGCCCGGCGGCTCTAGACCATGGACAGTCGAAACGTGGCGTGCGCGTGTTGAAGGCGGGTGGATGATTATGGTTATCCAGAACTGGAGCAACGGGCCAGAACCGGTCGGCCTTTCTTTCATGCCTGATCCGTCTCACTCGTGGAACCCAAACGCGTTGGCCGATAATCGTTTGTCGCCTTGAAAGTCCGGTCGAATTCGACCGTACTTTGTGAATCCATGAAACACTTTCTTTCCATCAACGACGTTTCGCGCGACGAAGCGCTTTTCCTGCTGGCTGAAGCGACGCGACTCAAAACCGAGTTGCGCGACAACGCGGCGCGGCAGCGTGAAACCCTCGCGGGCAAAACGCTGGCGCTGGTTTTTGAAAAGCCCAGTCTGCGCACGCGCGTTTCGTTCGATGTGGGAATGAATCAGCTTGGCGGACACGCGATTACTTTGGGGCCAAGCGAAATCGGGCTGAACACGCGCGAAAGCGCCGCCGATGTTGCGCGCGTTCTGGGCCGCATGGCCGATGGAATTATGGCGCGCGTTTTTACGCATCAAACAGTGCAGGAGCTTTCGGAATGGGCGGGCGTGCCCGTCATTAACGGCCTGTGCGACATCGAGCATCCATGTCAGGCGCTGGCGGATATTCTCACCTTGCGCGAGCATAAAGGCTTGGAAGGTCGCAAAGTTGTTTATGTCGGCGACGGCAACAATGTTTGTCATTCTCTGATGCTGCTTTGCACCAAACTGGGCGTGTGTTTCGCCGCTGCAACGCCGGAACATTACGCGCCCGATATGGCATTTGTCCATCGAGCGCGCGAAGATGGCGAAGTCGAGTTGTTCCACGATGCGCGCGACGCCGCACGCGGTGCGGACGCGGTTTACACCGACGTCTGGACTTCGATGGGGCAGGAAGAAGAAAGCGCACGTCGCCGCGAAGTGTTTCCACCGTTTCAAGTCAATGCTGCGCTGATGGCCGAAGCCAAGAGCGATGCTATTGTTCTGCATTGTCTTCCGGCGCATCGCGGCGAGGAAATCGACGGCGAAACCTTTGAGAAATTCGCGACGCCTATTTTCGATCAGGCTGAAAATCGTTTGCACGCGCAGAAAGCCGTGCTGGTGTGGCAGTTGAGTGCGACCCATGCTGCCAACGATTTGCATGGCGCAGCGCGTGATGCTCGCTCGTTGCAGCCACCCGTTTCGCCCGAGGATCGACCTTATCGGTCAACGACACAAACTCATGATGTTTAAATTTATCCTGCTTCTCGTTGTACTTTTCGTCGCTTACGGCATTGTCGTATGGCTCTTGAAACGCCTGACGCAAACGTCGCAGCAAATCGCCGAACTGCATTCGCAACTTCAACGCAACGACGAGATTCTTGCGGCCAAGATTATGGAATTGCAAAAGGAAAAACAGCGAAAAGAAGCGGAGACCGCGTTAATCGAAAAAAAGAAACCAGAGTAGGGCAAAGAGTACGGTCGAATTCGACCGTACTTTTTTGTTAGCAACGAGAAGCGGTATCTGTTCGTTTATCTTTCTTTATGGCTCGAATTTCTACTCGTTACATTTGTCAGGGTTGTGGTTACGATGCGCCGCGTTGGTTGGGAAAATGTCCCGAATGCGGCGCATTCAATACCTTTGCTGAAGAAAAAGTTGCGGCAGCACCGAAATCGAACGCGACAACAACGCGCACTGGCTTTTCTTCAGGCAATACGGGAAGCGCCGCGCAAAAGCTCACCGACGTTTCGACACAGCGCCGCGAACGCTTGCTCACGGGAATCTCTGAATTCGACCGCGTTTTGGGCGGGGGCGTCGTGCCGGGCAGCCTGATTCTCATCGGCGGCGATCCGGGCATTGGTAAAAGCACGCTTTTGTTGGAAGCTGCCGTTCGCTTGGCCGAAACCTACGGCAGCGGACTTTATATCTCGGGCGAAGAAAGCGCCGAACAGATTCGTCTGCGCGCCGACCGCTTAACCCTGACATCAAGCAACTTATATTTGCTGGCTGAAACGGATTTGTCGCTGGTCGAAAATCAGATTCGCACGGCAAAACCGGCGTTCGTGATTCTCGATTCGATTCAAACCGTAGCGAATCCGGGCATCGATTCCGCGCCGGGAACTTTGACACAAGTTCGTGAAGGCGCGGCGACAATGCAGCGCATCGCCAAAGAAAGCGGCATCCCGATTTTCCTCGTAGGGCACGTCAACAAAGAAGGCAATCTCGCTGGCCCGCGTGCGCTGGAACATATCGTCGATGCGGTTTTGCAACTTGAAGGCGACGAGCATCACAACTTCCGTATCTTGCGCGCGTTGAAAAATCGTTTTGGTTCCACCAACGAACTGGGCGTTTTCGCCATGACAGAAGGCGGCATGGAAGGCGTCGAGAATCCATCACAGTTGTTTCTTTCGGAACGCCAAGCGACCTCGCCCGGTTCGTGCGTGGTGGCAACTGTGGAAGGCTCGCGCCCGTTGTTGGTCGAAGTGCAGGCGCTGTGCGCGCCGAGCTATTTCACATCGCCGCGCCGCACTGTGACAGGCGCCGACTTTAATCGTGTGAACGTCGCGTTGGCTGTTATCGAAAAGCGACTCGGAATGCGGCTGGGCGATATGGATGTTTACGTCAACGTTGTCGGCGGCGTGCGCATCTCAGAACCGGCGCTCGATTTGGGAATCGCGCTCGCTGTCATTTCCAGCTTGCACGACATCCCGCTGCCTTCGGACATTTGCGTTTTTGGTGAAGTTGGTCTGGCCGGTGAAGTGCGTGCGGTCAATAATGCCGACCGCCGTGCGACTGAAGCCGCGCGTCTCGGATTCGCGCGCTGCGTGGTGCCGATGGCGGTTCTGCAGAAACTTCCGGCGCAACTGAAAGACGCGCATGGCGAAACGCTCCTGCGCGGCGCGGCGACTTTACGCGACGCTGTTGCTCACGCCCTGCCCGAAGCACTCAATAAAAAGCTGCCCCGCCGCGAACGCAAGGAAAAAGGTACGGCAGAAAACGACCGTACCTCATCGCGCGAGAATCGCGATATGCGATCCAATACCGGTGCTTACGAGAATTTCAACGCTGCCAATACCGATGCTTGGGGCGAGGAATAACAATTAAAGTGTTAATTAGCTAACACTTTTGCAATCCTGCGCAGGTTACGATGGCTTTGTGTGCTATCCTAGCGCCGAACGCAACGCCAAAGTTATCAAAGACGACCGACGCTTATGAATGTCAACCGTTTTTTGTGGGTCGCCACCACGACGCTCTTTCTTATAACAGGCGCACTTGCGGGTTGGGCGCTGGGAACTTTTTACACAGCCCAAAAAATTGGCGACAGTCCTATCGTTGCCGAATCGATGCGTTCTCTTGTCATTGGTACCATCGTCGTTGGTATGTCGGTAGTGATGGCGCGCGTTGGTGCCTCGCTGGGCAATCGCGTTTCTGCCAGTTTTTCCCGCATTCACGAAATGTCAATTGCCGACCGTGTGTTAGGCATTTGCGGTTTGCTTTTAGGTTTGCTTTTCGGCGTTCTCATCACGATCCCACTCGATTTTTCGAACACCTTTTCCAATGCGTGGACTGTTCCTTTAATCAACTTCTGCATCATGGCGGTCTCGGCGATGCTTGGCATGGCCTTACTGCAGGGAATGCGCAGCGAAATGCTTCGCGTCTTTCCCGCGCTTGACGAAGCCACGATGGGCACCATAGCGTGTTCGCCAAAGTTTCTCGACACCAACGTTATCATTGATGGGCGCATCGCCGATATATGCCGCACCGGTTTTATCGAAGGGCCGGTTTGGGTGCCGTCGTTTGTCTTGCACGAGTTGCAATATATCGCCGATTCCTCCGATTCGATGCGGCGCGCGCGCGGACGGCGCGGGCTGGAAACGCTCAATGCGATGCGAAATATTTCGCTCGCACGCAAGCTGGGCGAAACACCGCAGCCGGCAGTTGAAGTACTCACTGATATTTCGGCAGCTGTAATGCGGGTCGAGACTGTTGATGCCAAGCTGGTGGCGCTTGCCAAAGAAAAAAGCGGATCCATTCTCACCAACGATTACAATTTGAATCGTGTCGCCGAGTTGCAGGGCGTCACGGTGTTGAATATCAATCAGCTGGCCCTCGCGTTGAAACCCGTGGTTTTGCCGGGCGAGGAAATGACGATTACCATCGTGCGCGAAGGCAAAGAAGCCGGGCAGGGCATTGGTTATCTTGAAGATGGAACGATGGTCGTCGTTAACGAAGGCCGCAACGCGATTGGCGAAACGTGCCGCGTGACCATCGCGCAGGTTTTACAAACCGTCGCCGGTAAAATGATCTTCGGCGATTTGAAAGAACGCGAAAATCGCCACGATTTGCCTAGTGAAATGCGAGAAAGTGCGCGGCTGCGTGGTGCAGGTGACGATTTATTTTCCGGAAATGGACATGAACGTGAGGAACAACAGTCGCAGGAACGCCGCGACGGACGCGAAGGAAACGATTTCACTACTCGTGCCGGCGGCGGGGTGCGGCGCAAGAACAGGACTGAACGGTAACAAGATTCTCGCGCCGTTGGACGGACAGCCGCTGCTCTGGCACACGCTGCGCGGCTTGCTCGATTCACCAGAAGACAATCGAAATCGACCGTACTCGGTTGACGAAGTCGTTATTGCTGCGCGGGCCGAAGAATGGGACGATGTGCGCTCCGTGTGGAGCGACGTGGCACAAACGCTCGAAGTAATTCCTGAATTCCGACTCGTTGAAGGCGGCGCGGCGCGGCAGGATTCCGTCGAAGCGGCAGCGCGCGCAGCGAGAGGAACTTTTGTCGCGGTTCATGATGCGGCGCGGCCTTTTGCGTCCTCCGAATTGTTATTTCGTGTGTGCGATGCGGCGCGCGAAACCGGCGCGGCCATTCCCGCTGTTCTCGCCAGCGATTCGGTAAAAGTCGCACGAATTCTCAACGCCGCGCCGGTTGTGGAACAAACTCTCGACCGCTCTCTCGTTTGGTTGGTGCAAACGCCGCAGGTGTTTCGCCGCGAAGTTTTGCTCGAAGCGTTTGGATACGCGCGCGAAACCGGCTTTGTTGGAACCGATTGCGCGAGCGCAGTAGAGCAGTTAATAAACGCCGACGGTTCGCCACGATTCGCGGTGCGCTTGGTCGAAGGCAATCGGCAGAACTTCAAAGTGACCTACGCTGCCGACTTGGAGCGCGCCGAAGAAATTTGTAGGGCGCAACGGAATTGACAAATTCGGAAAGCAGTGTTACGATAGGGCGTCGGTTCGAGTGGGCCGACCGCGAAATTTAACATGTACGGTCGATTTCGACTGTACCCTGTTCTTTGAAATTACGATTTGGAAACGATGCAGGAATCTCAATCACGGGTTGGTATCGGTTACGACAGCCATCGCCTGGGCCCGAATCGCCCGTTGATGCTTGGCGGCGTCAGAGTTCCTTTTGAACTGGGCCTCATCGGTCACTCCGACGCCGATGTTTTGCTTCACGCGATTGGCGATGCGATTTGTGGCGCGGCGGGTTTGCCCGACATCGGGCGGCTTTTTCCCGATACCGAAGCGCAGTGGCGCGGTGCCGATAGCTGGCTCCTTTTGCGCGGCATTGCGACGCGTGCGGCGGAAAAAGGCTGGGAACTGGAGAACGTCGATGCGGTTCTGGTGGCCCAAAAGCCGAAGATTTCGCCGTATATTGATGCAATGCGCGGGCGGGTTGCCGATGCGCTTGAGCCGTTGGGGACAAATGAAGTGTTGGAAAGTCGGTGCAATCGCGTTAACATTCGAGGTAAGACGGCGGAAAGCCTGGGGCCAATCGGCGCGGGCGAGGGCATGGAAGCGCACGCAGTGTGTTTGCTGTCCCGCAAACCAGATGTCCCGGCAATGTGAATTGAGAGTGCAAATTGTGAGGCGTCGCAGTTTTTATGCTTTGCCTTGCGTCGAAAAGTTTCGGCTTTGCGCCCGACTTGAAGAAAGGATGCGCCCATTATTGCGGTGACGGCAAACGCAAACGGGCGCGCAACGCCTATGGCAAGCGTTAACGTACAAACGAAAAACTGCGAAGTCGAAGACGATCTGCAAGCGCACATCGAAGAGAAGTTGGAACATCTCGAACGGTTGTGGCCCAAGTCGGACGAAACAATCGTTCGTGTCGTACAAGAGCGCGGGCGCTACGCCGCAGAACTGACGCTGATTTCCGGCGGCATGGTTTTGCGGGGCGAAGAGCGCTCGGCCAATATGCGCCAGGCTATTGATCAGGCAATCGAAAAACTCGAAAGCCAGATGCGTCGTTATAAGAAGAAAGTGATCGCGCGTCAACGCCGCCACGACAACCGTGACGACGTAGCGGGCGAGGTGCTGAATGTTCGGTTGCCAAGCGCCGGAATGGCGGCGGATGGCGTGAGCCCGAGCGCTGCAGTGCAAAACGGTAACGGTGATCACGACCATGACGAGGAAGCGTCGCTAAGCGTAGTGCGCGTTAAGCGTTTCGCGCTTAAGCCGATGTCAACCGAGGAAGCGGCGCTACAAATGGGGTTGTTGGGACACAACTTCTTTGTGTTCCGCGATGCCGAATCGAATCAAACCAGCGTCGTTTATCGGCGCAGCAACGGTGGCTATGGCTTAATCGAGCCGGTCTCCGATTAATTGATACAACGGATGCGGCGTTAGTCGCGCAATGCGGCAAAAGTCGCAAGGAGTTTCACATGCCGGGACGTGTTTGGACGCGGGACAAGCTGATCGACGAGATTCGCAAATTGGACAAGCAAGGCGTGGATTTATCGCCGACAGCGATTCAGAAATCGCATGGCGCGCTGTTTTCTTCAGCGCGCTCGCGCAGCCATTTCGGTAATTGGCGCGAAGCAATCGAGGCCGCCGGCCTCGATTACGAAGACATCAAGCGCGTCAAGCAGCGTTGGAGCCGCGACGAGATTCTCGCACAAATCCGCAAGCATCACGAAAACGGCGAAGACCTGCTCGACCCGCAATTCAAGTTGCGCGAACGCGGTCTTTATCTCGCAGCCTGCGCGCATCGCTACTTTGGTTCGTGGCGTCGCGCTGTGCAGGCCGCAGGTATCGACCACGAACAGTTGCGTGAAAAGCGCATCTGGACCAAAACCCGTATCCTGCGCTGCATTCAGGATCTGGCCAAAGAAGGCAAGCCGCTCGGTTGGGCTTATGTCGAACAGCATTGCCCGGGCATCTATCGTGCGGCGCGGCGCAAAGAAAACTTTGTGTCGTGGCATGAAGCACTGCTTGCTGCAGGCGTCACGCCTTCGGCAAACGCACGCGGACGTCGTCCGAATATCGTGCGTGAGCAGATGGCGCGCGAAGCTGCAGCCAACGGAACCGCAGTACCGGCAAAAGCGGCCAAAACAGTGGCGAAAGCCAAGCCAGCTGTGAAGGCCAAAGCGAAAGCCCGCTAAACTCGTTCTTAATCAAACGCCGCACGCGAATAACGTGCGGCGTTTTTGTGTCCGATTTTTGAACACGTACGGTCGAATTCGACTGGACTCTTATTTCTTCGCGCGACTTTTTCGCGCTTTGACGGTCTTTTGCGCCATGATTTCTCTTGTTCTTCTGCACTGCAACAAAGCCGAATACTCGCGTGCCTGCCTCGATTCACTCCTGCTTTCATCGGCGCGTCCGTTCGAAGTCATCAACGTCGATAACGGTTCGCGCGACGCGACGCCGCAGATTCTTGAAGAATGGATGCCGCGCGCGAGGGAAGCCGGAATTGAAACGCAAACGCTTTCCTACGACACCAACATCGGCGCGATTTGCGGGCGAAACGAAGCAGTCAAAGTGGCGCGCGGCGATTACATCGTGTTTCTCGACAACGATACGGTTATCGCGCAGCGCGACTGGCTCCAACAATTGCAAGCGTTTTTAGAGGCAAATCCAAAGTGCGCGGCGGTTGCGCCGAAACTTTTGTTTCCGTGGCAACCGTTTCACATCGAGTGTTGCGGAGCTGGTGTTTCGCGGCGCGGGCGCATTCAATACATCGCGCGCGGGCAGGAACGCAACGCGCGGCGCGAACCGTTCTCCATTCAGTGCGCGATTTCCGCCGCGTGGATGATGCGACGCGAAGTGCTCGACGAAATCGGTGCTCTTGACGAGGTTTATTCGCCGGTGCAATACGAAGATTT
This genomic interval carries:
- the raiA gene encoding ribosome-associated translation inhibitor RaiA — its product is MASVNVQTKNCEVEDDLQAHIEEKLEHLERLWPKSDETIVRVVQERGRYAAELTLISGGMVLRGEERSANMRQAIDQAIEKLESQMRRYKKKVIARQRRHDNRDDVAGEVLNVRLPSAGMAADGVSPSAAVQNGNGDHDHDEEASLSVVRVKRFALKPMSTEEAALQMGLLGHNFFVFRDAESNQTSVVYRRSNGGYGLIEPVSD
- a CDS encoding glycosyltransferase family 2 protein, whose amino-acid sequence is MISLVLLHCNKAEYSRACLDSLLLSSARPFEVINVDNGSRDATPQILEEWMPRAREAGIETQTLSYDTNIGAICGRNEAVKVARGDYIVFLDNDTVIAQRDWLQQLQAFLEANPKCAAVAPKLLFPWQPFHIECCGAGVSRRGRIQYIARGQERNARREPFSIQCAISAAWMMRREVLDEIGALDEVYSPVQYEDLDWCYRAREAGYEIWALPAVEVFHFEHTTTAGSGDINFAYVTSKNAIEFKKRWGKMFTTENGPTEDEAQWQTLPKQSIEDVDVAALMP